CCAATGACAAAACAcgcaaaataaaaaaagtccgCACACACGGTGACTACATAAGCAACCCCTATGAAGGGATATCTTTCACTAAGCAACAGAATGCACTTCTCAATCCCCAGTGTTTTATACATATTTGAAATTTATGTCCTACATAATATAAATTGTAACAGTATCAGGAGCACAAAGTCCTTACACTGTATCTGAATTACTATTCAATTCATTTGAGCCTTTAGTAGTAGTAACACGTAAGCTACTCTTTGCCAAAGGCACACAGGAATAGAGGAGCACCACCAACCAGAACAGAGCAACATGGAAATAAAAGAGTGGGGactgtttgtgtgtttggtgggtatttttaaacatgcagaTGACATTGATCCCCCTAGAGAATAATCAGATTTCCAGTACTGACACATATATCTCATttcctccagtccaaaggcaaCCGGCTGAAACCCTGCAATTCTCCTCCACACACCTGAATCTTCTCAGCCCACCATgcagtttaaataaataaatagattcAGGCACCTCTAAAGATTTGGCGCTGTGCATTCTCAGAATGTCTTTCATAAGGCTGCATATTATACTACAAGGCAATTTGATTCTCTATCATGGCTCCACAGGAAACACTGCCTATAGCCCTTTAAGCAAGAAAGCTCAAGACAAGATACAGGAACCACAGGTACCAAGTGCCACAGAAAGAGCAACAAGTTTGGGTTTAGTCTTCTTTTCAAAGTATGCAATGCTTGATctgaattttaaagagaaaaatatcttaCCCCAATCTCAGCCAGATCCCCCACAACCCCCTTTTGCTagtgttgtttttaaagacatattttGTAGCATCTTGTACTACAGATAAATGTAATTTCCTGAGACAAACAAAACTTGCTTATTCagcatatttattattttttatattggGTACAGACACTAAATACCTCAAGCATCAGAGGTATAATTATGCACagtataaaatataaaacttttGATCCAGAGCGGAATTCTCCTGATCATAGCTAGCATGAAATAACACGTCCTCAGgtgtttttatgtgtttttttcaTAGTAATTTTAAGAGCTAATAGTTTAAACAAcatgagaaaacacaaaaaatcccCACCACCAGGCTAAGCTTTCACACTGCTTTATGCAGTAGTGATCacaaccatttttaaaaacaactttggCTGAAGTACTTTACTGAGGCAACCACAACCTTTCTATAActcattttcattcttaagCCTACTGAATAGGACAGAGATCATAGCAATTGGTTGCTATGGAAAAAACATATGTAGAAAAATACATGGAACGCTGTAAGCAAGGAAGTTGCTCCCAAGCCATGGTTCAGAAAACACTGCATCTAGTATGTAGGTGATTTGTAAAACCAATTCACTTTTCCAGATTTGTTTCTTCCATTAAAAGCCTGACCATACAGCTGCCCATGGTACCTTGCCAAAAAACCACTCCCAGTGTTCCAAAACCTTAAAACTGGGTAACACCGTTTTGCAACATAAATAGAAGGGAAAATCGATCTCCTGACCTGCTTGTATTGAAGATTAGAACAATTCAGTGGCCATCCAACatcaaaagtgaaaacaaacgATTCACAAGGAAACTTACTGAATTTGGTAAAGCTGCTTTGACAGCTTGTATCACAAGTctattgaaaacaaaatctaCCTAATGGTAGAACACTGGTTTTCCTcaatttggttttattcatttttttttttaattgagcttTAGTAGAccaaacaacacagaaaatagTTGCCTTACTTATCCACATAGATTTGCTCTAGAACACTATTGTTGCtcattgtctttttctttgccttgtCTCCTCTCTGGATTCAGAATGGAGAAGCAAGACCTGCAGTAGCAGAACACCACTACCTTGATAGTTTGCTGTATAATTTTTATCCTTTAAAGCATCAAGCACATACGAAAATGAAAACACCTAAGACATCTTCAGAGGAAGGATAACTCATGGAACAATCACTAACTAGACTATCACCAACCCTTCCCCAAATGTTCTGTTCGTGCAGCCAACAGCAGCCCTCTTAAAGAgctccaaaataaaatactaacggattctagaaaaaagaaacaataaggACATCCCTGAGTGTCTTGAGTCTCTTCAACCCAGTAAGAACAAGAGGCCATGAAGTATAACTCTACAAGAAGCACAAACTCCCACTCAGGGTATGACTTGGCATGCACCCATCAGCTGAAATACACCTTCCACCTTTGTTACCTAAGTATTAGGCTGCAAAACCTGTTTGGGAAACCAATCTGAACGACTCAAACTGgccaaaaagtaaaaagtaagGCTCTCTTCACAGCTTAAGGGACACTGCCACCAGATATTTGACCATAATCTTGGAATATTCACCTTGTAAACACAGAGATATACAAGGTATCGGAATGCTATTCACTTTGCAAGCttaactaaaataatttctcttcagttttgtaAAACATCTGAGATTCTGCAAGCATGTGGCATATCAGTTATATCATGCTTTCAAGGGAGGGGGAGTGCAGGATCACAATATAcctattaataaagaaaaaacaaaagtttaATTAAAGGGAACAAAAACATGCACACAGATGCCTAAATTCACTGTGACAAGTAATCTTTCCCAACTTCAAAGGGATTGCTTGCAGTTTTCAAAGATCACTTAAAGTAAGTCTGGGCAATTATACAATATAACTCATACCTACCTTTTTAAAGCCGCTATAACTCTGAAAACTATCTCTCCAGGTTTACAAATCAAATATTTCGGCCCAAATCTACCTAAGCAGCCATCAATTCAGCCTGTTTTCCCATGCAGACCAGAACATTGACCTCTCAattgaaagactgaaagagtACATAAGCAGGTGAAATATACAGCCCCCATGCCTGCCACCACCCATACAGCCAACTTACACTTTGAGCCCCGGAGAGTCCTCAGTGTAGAATCGCCACATCCCACCAGTACCCGTGGAGGTGGCACGGCCTGCGCTTCTCGTCCCACAGCTAGCATTCTTCCTTTAGGGGATAACAGAACGAAACAAAGGCCGTAACGCGTTAGCGGCCTGCCAGCTTCTAGCACGAAGCGCCGCAAGAGACTCTGCAGAAGCAAGACACTTGCATCGGCCCGTACAGCCCGGCAAGCAGAGAGCATCAGCTCACGCAGGCGGAGGGCACGAcggccggcgcggcgcggcacggcctggggctgcagcccgcTGCAGCCGGGACCGGCGAGTTCGACCCACAGGAGCCCTGCCCGCACAGCCCACGGAAGGGCACGGCGCGGCCCGCTTccaccctgcctctgccccgcgCCGGGGCTGCCCAGCCACAGAGCAGAAGGGGCGGGCGGACAGACGGACCGACAAAGGGTTGCCCCCACCACGAAGCCGCCGCGGCACCTACCTCTGCCGGACGGTGGAGCCGGCCGCGCGGGGAGCCACGGCCTTGCTGGGGGAGCGGCCGGCGGAGCCGACGTTCGtagcgctggggctgggcccGGGCTGCGGAGAGAGGAGCGGGAGGGGGTGAGAGGCGGCGGGCACGGCCAGGGGAGAGGGAGCGCCTcagccaccccccgccccgggcagaACCTCACCATGGCGGCAGCGGCTCGGGGGTCGGCACGGCCTCACGCACACACacggcacacacacacacacaggctcctccgccgccgctccggccacctccctgcccgcagcggccgccggccccgccccgcgccgcggcccccggggccTGGCGGCTGCCCGCCACGCTGCCTGAgcagcgccggccccgggccctccctccaccccctcaGCGCCGCTTGTCTGACCGAGCTGACTCTGCGCGACGCCTCGGCCGTgcccgctccctccccagcgaccgggccggggcgggcgggcagggagcgggggggacGAGGcggccggcagcgccgcggccgcccggcggGAGGGGCGGAAGGGGAGGCCCGGGAGGAAGGCTGACGTGGCCTGCGGCGGCCGACGGGCTGCGCATACGCGCTGCTGCCCCGCTACGTGGCCGTCGGGCGGCCGGGGCCCCGGTTCCCCCCGCAGCagccatggcggcggcggcggcgggcggggagggcccGTCCATCCTGTTCCTGCACCCGGACCTGGGGCtgggcggggcggagcggctGGTGGTGGACGCGGCGCTGGCGATGcaggcgcggggctgccgggtgCAGATCTGGACGGCGCACTACGACGCCGGGCGCTGCTTCGCGGAGAcgcgggggctgcgggtgcGGCAGGCCGGCGGCTGGCTGCCCCGCAGCCTGTGGGGCCGCGGGCACGCCCTGTGTGCTGCCCTGCGCATGGCCTTCCTGGCGCTCTACGTCCTGCTGCTCAGCGGCGAGCGGGCGGACGCCTTCGTCTGCGACCAGgtgcggggccggaggggggcggggggcgccgccaTTTGCTGCtgcggggcgaggcgggggggagAGGCCCGAGGGGAGGCGGGGGTGCTGGCGGGCTCCCGGGGTagctggagggagaggaagccGCTGTCGCCTGGGCTCCGCTCCCAGCTCTCCAGTGGCGGTGGGCCTTGGCGGGAAGTCCGGCGGCTTGATGGGGCCTGGGCGGGGAAGGGGTCTCGGCAGAGAAGGGGTCTCGCTGGCCGAGGTAAGGGAGGAAGCCCAGAGCCGCGGCCAGAAGCCCTGGGCGGGGGAGTGCAGCTTGATGcgcttggggcgggggggggagaaggCACTTGGCTTGCAAAGGACCGTCCCTCAGGGTACGGCTTTGAAATCACAGCTACACACCAGCTGCATACTAACGCAAATAACGAATGTCTCCTCTTGCCCCTGTCTCTCCTGCTTGGACTAGGTGTCTGCTTGCATTCCTGTGCTTAGACTGGCCAGAACCCGTAAGaaggttttgttttactgtcaCTTTCCTGATCAGCTTCTGACCAAGAGAGAATCTCTCCTGAAGCGCATCTACAGATTACCGCTCGACTGGCTGGAAGAATACACGACTGGCATGGCAGACTGCATTGTTGTGAACAGCAGGTTCACCGCCAGTGTGTTCAAGGAAACGTTTAAGTCTTTATCTCACGTAAACCCAGATGTCCTCTACCCATCTCTCAATATCAGTAGCTTTGAAACAGTTGTTCCCACGGACATAGCTGACCTGAtacccaaaaagaaaaagttcttgtttctttccattaatAGGtatgagagaaaaaagaatctgGCACTGGCTCTTGAAGCTTTGCATGAGCTTCGAGGAAGACTGGATTCTCATGAGTGGAATGAAGTTCACCTCGTTATGGCAGGTGGTTATGATAAACGAGTTCTGGAAAATGTGGAGCACTATGAAGAGCTGAGGAGACTTGCAGCCAAGCTTAGTCTTAACGACCATGTGACTTTTCTGAGATCGTTCTCAGATGAAcagaaaatctctctttttaGTAACTCTGTATGTGTGCTTTATACACCAAGCAATGAACATTTTGGCATTGTTCCTCTGGAGGCAATGTATATGAGATGTCCAGTTGTAGCAGTTAATTCAGGCGGTCCTTTAGAATCAATCTTGCATAATGTTACAGGATTTTTGTGCGATCCTCTGCCAACGCAATTCTCTGAGGCCATGGAAAAAATTGTGAGAGACCCTCTCTTAAAGGATACaatgggagcagctgggagagccAGAGTTATGGAAAAATTTTCCTCAGAAGCATTCACAGAACAGCTGTACCAATACATATGCAGATTAACACAATAAAATTATATTCCCATATTTTACAGCTTTGTATCTCTCATTTGTATAGGGGGGCCAGTATTCTTTGTGACTATGATGAAGAACCCAGGACATCTGAACTTCCTTGTTATGCTTCTTGTGCTGCCTTATGTCGCTCAATACAAAGAATGAGCAAAATGTGTCCCACTGTCTCATTAGAAGCTTAAAATTTTCATGTAGGCTGATCTGCTGTTGTAGGAGTTCTTTTGTGTACTGTGCCTTGAAAAAATACCTAGTTAAATGGCAGTAACTTACTAGGAAATTATTGCACATTTTAATACTGTACGGTACAGCAGATCCAATTtacaaaatgtgtatttgtacaGATAAGTGCagctttatttaattaaaatgttcatcAGTCATTTTTAAGTAAAAGCTATCTCAGCTGAAGTGCGGAGAGAATTGCACAGTCCAACCAGTTGCATATTTGAAAAAAGCCAACACCGTTAGGGATATGAATGGTGTGGTTTTGAAATGATTGACCTTACTGGACTTCTTAAATTGCATCATGTAGTCACACCGGGTGTTATAAACAAGCGTACAGGTGTGTGAGCAGGAGGAAGCTGAgactaaaataaaaccaaggaCACTGGACTACCTTGGGCAAAAATGTTAGTGCTGAAATTCTATTATCTATGCAGATGCCTGCAGTGCTTAAGGATCTAATTTTACCTTGAGAGTTTCTCATTTGTAGAGACTTAAATGACGTCTCTTCTATTTAACGTTTTGTTCTAAATGACagcacactttttaaaaaggtggTAATCTGGAGCTGGCAATaaagacagattttattttgcctgttttcatgGTAACTTTTTGGTATAATTTTTCTGAATAGTTTAGCTGGGGGATACTTTTCTCCTAATGCAGTGACTGCACGTATGAttttaatttgacttttttcaaGTGTAATACCTGGTTTGGGTCAAGgaatatatgatttttttaatctacctCTCTTTTTAGCACATCTTTATTAGTTGgttgttctgttttgcttccaATAACACACAATCCATATGGTTGAATTTTAAGTCTGAAAATGGATTGAGTAACTATACGATTTCCTCATTCTTTGAAATCCAGTTTTGTctataaaataccattttgtagtccaaattctgcaatttgtaTTTAAGATAAAGTTTCAGGCATTTTGACATTTAGTACTTCACAACAGAGAGACCAGTCTTTCTGTTGCTTAGGACTGCAGCCTAGGTCTCAGTATAAAGCTTTTGTTTAAAGTAAAAcgaacaaaaacccacaaagtcTGTTCTTGTCTTTAATCAGGAAGTTGGGATGCTATAAAGGTTATTCACTGTGGATTGGGAGTGGGTGGTCTCACAGGCCTTATTTCCAACATTTCTGTTCATGTCAGAAGAACTGGCAAGCCAGAGTCTATCATCTCTCCCGCCTGTTCCTGCATTTGtgctccttccccacctcttAAAAGTTTTCCTAAATCTTTGTGCAACTTTTTCAGGATGGGTGCAGCAATGACTGAAGGGCCTGGAGAGAGAGCGTGAGAATAATCTGTGGTCACTGTCGCTACCACCTTGAAGACATCTTTGGCCTGGGTTTTAAGCTCCAGTTAGAAGGTGCAAGATGGTTGGAGCTGATTCCTGTGGCTGCTTAGCTGATGTTACATTATCCTGTCTAGATTGCAGTGGAGCTAACATGGAGCCTAAGGTACGTGCCAGTGCAAATTTGCCAGCATAGCTGTGGGGGGAGCTTCGTTTATGCTCAAACCTTGGCCTCCAGCCCTTTCCTGAGCTGTACTGATGGCAGGCGTGTGCCTAGCCTGGgtgccctgcagctcctgttGACTGCATGAATTGCAGTCATGAATTGCACTTGGACTTGACCTGCTATCTCGCATTTACCTGATGATCACGGGACTGTCAACAGAATCTGTTACGGTCACcaggctgccctgcctgggTGCTGTGCCCTGGTTGGGGAGATCGCTGTCCCTCTGTGATGTGGTCTCCCCCAGCTTTTGACTCTCATCCTTTGCAGAGCAGCCCCAGTCTTGCTGCTTCCTGACAGGTGGCTTGGGCCATCTCAAGCCCTGAGCTGACTGTCATGGAGCCTGGCCCTCAGGCTGCCCATCAGCTGCAGGTTAACCTCAGAATCCTGCAGGAACCTACGGTCAGCATGGGGAGGCGTGGCACAGCCTTTCAGGCTGCTTCAGCATCTCTTGCTCCCCAGCTTCTAGAACCATTCAGTGGAGGCTTGGACAATGGTATCAGGATTTGTTAGTCAGATGTGGCTAATCTTTACAGCCTGTCCAGGGGCTGTATATCCCAAGAAACATTAGATGCTCAGGAGTAATAACCTCCCAGCTCTCAGGGCAACCCAAGAGTGGATTCAGACAATGTGGAAGACACTGGCCCTATGCTCCAAAACCTGATGACTTACTCATTGATTTGGAGCCGTTTTGGGGGAACTGCAACTGTGCAGTGGCCAAAGCTGTCTTGCTGGATCTCCAGCAGGGGACGTAGTTGGCCATTAACTACGCAATTCAATTGATGGAGTTTATTGTGGAAACTGAGTGTGACAAGCAAGCCCTTATGGCCCTCTAAAGTCCAGGGCTGTCTGAGGCCCTCAAAAATGAGATGGCTAGGACGGGCCCACCCCGAAGGCTGGGGCAGCCTGTCAGACAGGCCTGTCACTGGAGAAGCACCTGGCTCTGCCAGGAAGAGCATATGCAGACCTGCACCATGTTGTGCTCCACCATCCTTACCATCCTCAGAAGAAGAGTCCATGGACATAGGCACCGTCTACCTCACCCCCATCCCAAGAATGAGAAcacagatggagaaaagggGATTGCTTTTACTGTGGTGGAAATGGCAACTGTGTTGTCCGTTGCACCAACAAACCCCCTGCTCTGACAGTCACTTGGTGCAGGTATGTGTGAGGCACCTGGTGTGGCTGGCAGACTTTTGGGTTGGAAATCAAAGTTAGTGATGCATGGACAGTTAACAAagtgtggagagagaggagcctgGCAGACAAGGTGGGCAGAGAAGCAACTCATCCCTCAATTGTATTCCAGGTTTGGGTAGTAGGTCAGCACCACTTTTGGTTCTTCCACTACCTCAAGAATGTGCCACCACTCCTCAGAGGCAGCTTTGATTTTCAGGTGCTGCTTGTCCCAGACATCATAATTCCTCTCAGTGGGGGTGAGCTGCCTAGAGAAATAGACATAGGGCCCTGTGTCCTGCTTTGGGCCAGATTCTGGGAGAGTATGGCCCCTACAACACAGAAGCATCTGCTTCCACAATGAAATGCCAGCCAGGGCCTGGGTGGGACTGTAAGGCAGGCTGTGGTGAATGCCTGTTTCAGTTCCTCAGAAGCTGCGTGTGCTTCTTATGCCCATAGAAAGTGAGGCCCCTTCCAAGTAGGTGCTGTTATAAGAGCCATGATACTGGAAAACCCTGTTACAAGCCATCAGCAAGAAGTTGGCAAATTCTAAGAAACTCTGCAGTGCCTGCATGCTAGAAGGGGAGGAGTGGAAAACTGCTTTCTGAACCAGATACAGACACTATGAGGATCTTGCGATACTATTTGGTCTCTTCTGTGTTCTGATGACCTTCCATCATTTTGCAAGTGATGTCCTGCACAGCCTGCTTGACAACTGTGTGGTGGCTTTTTTGACATCTCCATGTTCTCTGATGCTCAGCAGGCACACAGACTATGCCAGGGAAGTACCGAGTCACTTGCACAATAGTGGTTCCATGTCAAACCTCAGAGATTTGCTCTTTTCAACAGCACAGGGTGGAGTTCCTGGGGTACCCGGTGGACCCCAGCTGCTTGCATGTGGATCGCAGGTAGGCTGAAGCCACCTTAAGTTGGCAGGCTCCTTTGAAAGGTAAGAAACCCCCATACTTCTTTTTGACAAATAATAGGGGGCACTGGCAGTGGAGGTAGAGGGGCAGATCAACCCCCCATACCAGATTGTCCTTGAGATGTTCCTTGAGGGCTGCTGATTTGGAGCATGACAAAGCCTAGATGCTCCCAAAAGGCACTAAAGGAGTTGGTGGGCAGGGGGTGTCACTCTGGGTGCAAGGGAGGTTAGAGAAGCCTACAGGGCTGTGATCTGCCTTTGCATACTGTTCACAGTACCTTGTGGGGCTTGGGGTCAAACCAAAAACTgcagggtggccatggggtcAAATCTTACGACACCTAGGTGCAGGGAGGCTATGGAGGTGAGCCCTGGCTTAGTCTGAAGGCCAGGCTCCATGGTGCTCAGCTCAGGGCCTGAGAAGACCTGAGCTAACTGcaagggagcagcaagagcaagaCTCTTCCACAACAGAGAACAAGCCAAAGATGGCCACAACAAAGGCTGGGCAATGATCTTACTGAGAAGGTGCAGTCCCACAGCTCTTGAACTGCGGCATGTAGAGAAGGGGTGGTCAAAAGAAGGTCCTATCAACAGTTCAGTGATGATCAGGCAGAAACAAGGTAACATGTCAGGTCCAGGTTCAAATGAGGAAAGCCAAACAGCTCGAGAACAGGACCAGAAAGAGGTACACTTACAACACAGCTCATGCAGAAACTGCAGGCCCTGACCTGAGCGTAAATGGAGCCCCTGCACCCAGGTGGGGCTGGTCAGGGCCGGTAAGGCCTGCTGGTTTAATGATTGCTGGACTGCTGGGAGACCCTGTCACTACCACCAAGCTGCTTGGGTAGAGTGGAGCTGTGCCCCGGCTGGTGAGGTCACTGCCCCATGTGCTGGGATAACCCTTGGCTCCTGACTTATCTGCCCCTGTGGAGCACCCTCACTCTTCTGGCTCCCTGACAGCTGAAGGACTTCTTGGGCCAGTTGTGGTTTCTTTGTGTTATTCAAATGGATTTCTCCTCCATcgctttttccattttcccttcGAAATTCATGAAAATGTTTACATTCATAACACCCAACTACAAGGACTTCCACAGTTTAACTCCCCATTGCGTGAAGACCACCTTCTTCAGACTGTTTTGAATCTACCTCCTGCTTGCTTCATTTTAAGCctcttaatttttcctttagaagAGGCAGTGAACAACTAAACCCTATCCATCTTCTCCACACCATTCATAGCTGCAGTACAGTTGCAAAGGCTTCCCTCTTTGCTACCCCTTCTCACTgtctgctgctggaggggaacTCTGTGCTGCCTCCCCCAGAGCCCGCCTCCTTGCCATGGGATAAGGCAGGAGATGTAGAGatgatggtttttttcctgtttaattaGTCTGTCCTAGGTTACCTCTTGACAGGGGAGGAACAAATCAActtcttttttgctctttgtgGTTTAGGTTCAGTAATCCTCAGTCATCCTGTGTGGATTGCAGCTTGAAGAATAACAATACATCTGTATAAATTGCCTCGGGATTTTTTGCTGAGTCccttatttatattaattttctgtcttaaaCTGTTGAGTGCTACTGCTGTGCATGAGGAAAGCTAACTGTGTTCTAATACTACATAGTGTCTCAGAGCTATAACATTTGAGATTAAAGCTGTGGTTGTCCTTAAATGGTTTCAGATTATGCAGTGTCTCATATTGCTATGTTCTCTTGAGCATCTCTTCATCTGCTCTCATACTGTCCTTTCACTACTGCTGTTTTAAAGACCCGcacatgaaaatgaagttttaggtttacagaagaaagaaaccttttgtttcagaagtgtAAGTCAGTTCCTAATTTTATGCCAGTGtagctttgtttcctttctgcttcctcttctcctttttggAAATCCAGCAAGAATCTTGATTATGCAAGTAGAATGCATGATGTCCTTGTCAGTGATGAACCACCTGTCAATTAAATAGAAGCAGCTCAATCATGAGAGGACAATAAGTGCCCCCATATTTTACAAGTCAGCATGTTCTAGGGGATATCAAGTACATTTTGTTGTGCTGTCTCTAGACCAACACAATACAGGAAAACAAGGCTGACCAGTGTTGAGTTTCCAAAATAGCaggtttttaaagcaataattaTTAGTACCTGTATCAAACCTGTCGTAGAAATCCATGCTCTTTGTGTGTAtatctttcctcctttctcctttgttcaaataaaaaaaagtatttaagagagttttatttaaatcaaattGCAAATGCCTTGTGCAATCTGCTGTCAGAAGAAATATTAAGTATTGGACTAgtataattaaataaattatcatTAGCCTACAAGAAAATGAAGGTTTTAAATTCATATCCCACCTGTGTGGTGTGAAGGAGGATGCAGCAAGAAGAAAGTGGTTGCAAAGAGGAATTCATGTCCTGTCCTCTCCTTCCCGTATTTGCACATCCTTCTACCTTCAGTTAGAAcccaaatatataaaaagaagcCAAATACAGAAGTTTTTTACAGCATAGTTGGAAAAATAAGGGCAGAATACGTGCAGGGATACCAGGTGTGAACAAAGGAAGGCAAGAAGAAAGGTGATTAGGCTTTAGTTTCTTCGCTTACCAATACTGTGGGCTGGAAAGGGGAAACCCATGGTTTTCCTTCTTCAATTTACCTTTAATACCTACAGTAAGTAAGATGAGCCacaaacaaataatttcatatGTATAATTTTTATACACTCTTTTTCAgattataaaaagaaatcagaataaCAGCAATTTCAGGATTAAAACAGCCTGctaatgttgcttttttttcccctcttcccacccccttcattactattttttacaattttacACAATATAAAAAATTTATAGATTTTAGCATTTACATGGAGTCTATAAAAACCTCATGCTACATTATCATATTGCTAaactttattcctttttattatGGCTTTATTATTCTCTCTCATGGATGAAATGgctgatattttattttgaattgtaATTTATTATACAGTTAATATCACAGgggtatttttaatgaaacaataaCTGtagaatactgaaaaaatatagtATTATGAAAGGGGTATATTCAATAGCATGAATGTTAACACAAATAGTAGAGAAGGAAATAGACATTTTAATTATAGTTACCTTTATCTGCTTTTATGGTGAAAGTAGAACATGTAAcccaaaaagaaataaatcagagGTTAGTCTCTATTGATTTATGGATGTGCAGTTCTTCAGTGTCAGTTATTTTATGCCCAAGATTAACTGAGTTAATTCCAGATTTTTGTAGTGTTAGTCATATGGGAAGACCAGCAAGTTTGACCTCATGAACTCTGAGACAAATCTATTAATGTTACGGTATCTTTATGACTCCAATTCCTGTgcactgaaagagaagaaaaacataacaactgagaaaatgaaaatagaaatcaTTTGGAGTTGTTTTACATGGAGAAAGGGAACAAGAGTTGCTAAGTTTTAAAACCCTTACATAAGATAATCAATCACTGGGAAATTAGCCTTCAAACAACCTACACTACAACTACCGGCACTACcgtattttaatttaatgaacTTTTCCCCTCACAATTATACACAGAACTCCTGCACTGTATAGCAGGATTTGTAAAAGACAAAATTGAGAAGCCTTCTTCAGTTATTTACaggcaaaagtgaaaaaaaaaccaaaaagcataatttttgGTTGTGTATTTACAAACATGTAAAACAAATCATAGGAGCATCGCACCTTGTCTGATTTActcttttttaatcttgatCCTGGACTGGGATTAGCCCTGTAAACAAACCTACAGCTGAACAAGGCGCTATGTGTAGTAACAAACATTAAACCTTGTAATGGTTGATTGCAGGAAGAGATCCTTACCATTACCTCCTCTAGGAACACAGGACAAGAGGACAG
This sequence is a window from Pelecanus crispus isolate bPelCri1 chromosome 2, bPelCri1.pri, whole genome shotgun sequence. Protein-coding genes within it:
- the SEC61B gene encoding protein transport protein Sec61 subunit beta isoform X2; this translates as MPGPSPSATNVGSAGRSPSKAVAPRAAGSTVRQRKNASCGTRSAGRATSTGTGGMWRFYTEDSPGLKVGPVPVLVMSLLFIASVFMLHIWGKYTRS
- the SEC61B gene encoding protein transport protein Sec61 subunit beta isoform X1 — encoded protein: MRSPSAAAGHVSLPPGPPLPPLPPGGRGAAGRLVPPAPCPPAPARPQPGPSPSATNVGSAGRSPSKAVAPRAAGSTVRQRKNASCGTRSAGRATSTGTGGMWRFYTEDSPGLKVGPVPVLVMSLLFIASVFMLHIWGKYTRS
- the ALG2 gene encoding alpha-1,3/1,6-mannosyltransferase ALG2, producing LRGRRAAGAPVPPAAAMAAAAAGGEGPSILFLHPDLGLGGAERLVVDAALAMQARGCRVQIWTAHYDAGRCFAETRGLRVRQAGGWLPRSLWGRGHALCAALRMAFLALYVLLLSGERADAFVCDQVSACIPVLRLARTRKKVLFYCHFPDQLLTKRESLLKRIYRLPLDWLEEYTTGMADCIVVNSRFTASVFKETFKSLSHVNPDVLYPSLNISSFETVVPTDIADLIPKKKKFLFLSINRYERKKNLALALEALHELRGRLDSHEWNEVHLVMAGGYDKRVLENVEHYEELRRLAAKLSLNDHVTFLRSFSDEQKISLFSNSVCVLYTPSNEHFGIVPLEAMYMRCPVVAVNSGGPLESILHNVTGFLCDPLPTQFSEAMEKIVRDPLLKDTMGAAGRARVMEKFSSEAFTEQLYQYICRLTQ